The proteins below are encoded in one region of Odocoileus virginianus isolate 20LAN1187 ecotype Illinois chromosome 34, Ovbor_1.2, whole genome shotgun sequence:
- the GPR31 gene encoding 12-(S)-hydroxy-5,8,10,14-eicosatetraenoic acid receptor: MAGMRDMLPMNCSAHSQAAEVATASLLLLECGLGTLGNAVALWTFFFRLKVWKPFAVYLLNLVLADLLLAACLPFHAAFYLEQKRWYLGHAPCQALLFLRALCRGAGLAFLTAVTLDRYLRVVHSRLRVNTLSLRAAWGISGLVWLLMAGLTHQSAFLSEVECPSSEPREESSFHRLWQEALFFVQFILPFGLILFCSTGILRTLRKRLREPDKQPKLRRARALVGAVGVLFALCFLPCFVARVLLAASRGARSCGLLTAAMHAADVTGSLTYLQGVLNPVVYCFSSPAFRHSYRKLFYALTLRARRLQAEAPGWDLRDSDS, from the coding sequence ATGGCGGGGATGCGCGACATGCTGCCGATGAACTGCTCGGCGCACAGCCAGGCGGCGGAGGTGGCCACGGCCTCGCTGCTGCTGCTTGAGTGCGGGCTGGGCACGCTGGGCAACGCCGTGGCGCTCTGGACCTTCTTCTTCCGTCTGAAGGTGTGGAAGCCCTTCGCCGTCTACCTGCTCAACCTGGTGCTGGCAGACCTCCTGCTGGCCGCCTGCCTGCCCTTCCACGCCGCCTTCTACCTGGAGCAGAAGCGCTGGTACCTGGGGCACGCGCCCTGCCAAGCGCTGCTCTTCCTGCGGGCCCTGTGCCGCGGGGCAGGCCTGGCCTTCCTCACCGCCGTCACCCTGGACCGCTACCTGCGGGTGGTCCACTCCAGGCTCAGGGTCAACACGCTGTCGCTGCGGGCAGCCTGGGGCATCTCGGGCCTGGTCTGGCTGCTCATGGCCGGGCTCACCCACCAGAGCGCCTTCCTCTCGGAGGTGGAGTGCCCCAGCTCCGAGCCCCGGGAAGAGTCCTCCTTCCACCGCCTCTGGCAGGAGGCCCTCTTCTTCGTCCAGTTCATCCTGCCCTTCGGCCTCATCCTGTTCTGCAGCACGGGCATCCTCAGGACCCTGCGGAAGCGGCTGCGGGAGCCGGACAAGCAGCCCAAGCTGCGGCGGGCGCGGGCGCTGGTGGGCGCGGTGGGCGTGCTGTTCGCGCTATGCTTTCTGCCCTGCTTCGTGGCCCGCGTCCTGCTGGCTGCCTCCCGGGGGGCGCGCAGCTGCGGGCTGCTGACCGCCGCGATGCACGCGGCCGACGTGACCGGCAGCCTCACCTACCTGCAGGGCGTGCTGAATCCCGTGGTCTACTGCTTCTCCAGCCCGGCCTTCCGGCACTCCTACCGCAAGCTCTTCTACGCGCTCACCCTGCGGGCCCGCAGGCTGCAAGCAGAGGCCCCGGGCTGGGACCTCAGAGACTCAGACTCCTGA